The proteins below come from a single bacterium BMS3Abin08 genomic window:
- a CDS encoding metal-dependent hydrolase, which yields MKRWYFIILILSLTVSTRLLSAKEVSKMVENIHWLGHDTFKVAGRDVTVFTDPFRLKKSDRADIILITHDHYDHCSPDDVKRIQKEDTVIVTTPDCADKLSGNIRTVKPGDTLEVKGVLIEAVPAYNTNKQFHPRDRNWVGYIFTVDGRRIYLAGDTDYIPEMKTFKDIDVALLPVSGTYVMTADEAVQAALDIHPKVAIPMHYGSIVGTESDAERFAGALKGKIEVVILKKE from the coding sequence ATGAAAAGATGGTATTTCATAATACTGATTTTAAGTCTCACGGTATCCACACGACTATTGTCTGCAAAGGAGGTATCAAAAATGGTCGAAAACATCCACTGGCTGGGACACGACACCTTTAAGGTGGCAGGTAGGGACGTGACGGTCTTCACTGATCCCTTTAGACTAAAAAAGTCCGACAGGGCCGACATAATACTCATTACCCACGATCATTACGACCACTGTTCTCCCGATGATGTGAAGAGGATTCAGAAGGAAGACACCGTGATCGTCACCACCCCTGATTGTGCCGACAAGCTGTCGGGTAATATAAGGACTGTTAAACCGGGCGACACGCTGGAGGTCAAGGGTGTCCTGATTGAGGCAGTCCCCGCATATAACACAAACAAGCAGTTTCATCCCAGAGACCGCAACTGGGTCGGCTATATATTCACAGTGGATGGCAGGAGGATCTACTTAGCCGGAGATACCGACTATATTCCTGAAATGAAGACATTCAAGGATATAGATGTTGCCCTTCTGCCTGTAAGCGGCACCTATGTAATGACCGCTGACGAGGCTGTTCAGGCAGCCCTGGATATCCACCCGAAGGTTGCCATCCCCATGCATTACGGGTCCATTGTCGGGACTGAATCGGATGCGGAGAGGTTTGCAGGGGCGTTGAAGGGTAAAATTGAGGTCGTGATTCTTAAGAAGGAGTGA
- a CDS encoding DNA topoisomerase I/SWI domain fusion protein, whose protein sequence is MAEAKGLNKPVKLKNELADLLGATELPRTEITKKLWDYIKANKLQTKTENGKPENAGKFIVADAKLLPIFKNTKSKSKSGKVTDLTKLKEGQTINMMQMAAIVGANIE, encoded by the coding sequence ATGGCAGAAGCAAAAGGATTGAATAAACCGGTAAAGCTGAAAAATGAACTGGCGGATCTTCTCGGAGCAACCGAGCTTCCCAGAACAGAGATCACCAAAAAACTATGGGACTATATCAAAGCGAATAAACTTCAGACAAAGACTGAAAATGGAAAGCCTGAAAACGCAGGCAAGTTCATTGTGGCTGATGCTAAATTGCTCCCGATCTTCAAAAACACAAAATCCAAAAGCAAATCAGGCAAGGTCACTGACCTTACAAAGCTGAAAGAAGGGCAGACAATCAACATGATGCAGATGGCTGCTATTGTCGGCGCAAATATAGAATAA
- the birA gene encoding bifunctional ligase/repressor BirA produces MPSDLRSLAAFQEEIKDFRIVFCESTASTNRLAKELAEEGYPDKTLVIADSQYKGRGRRGRPWFSPGNSNIYMSLLLRPRGLDFTPQLITLSASLAVVTALNGLISFGSPDTAGGPAWPKWPNDIYWDRKKIGGVLTEAAFRMNSLSFLILGIGLNVNMDETAFPGDLAGKITSIKAETGKSSDRGELISEILRHFTNFYGDLFVSSSRLIRLWSGLSRTVNSPVRVLTAKGEISGVAVGIDGRGFLRVRKEGAEEVLINSADIEHLL; encoded by the coding sequence TTGCCGAGCGATTTACGATCCCTGGCAGCCTTTCAGGAAGAAATTAAGGATTTCAGGATAGTCTTCTGTGAGTCAACGGCCTCGACAAACAGACTTGCCAAAGAACTTGCTGAAGAGGGTTATCCTGACAAAACCCTCGTAATTGCCGATTCACAGTACAAGGGCAGGGGAAGACGTGGCAGGCCATGGTTCTCACCCGGCAACAGCAATATTTACATGAGTCTCCTCTTGAGACCCCGGGGTCTGGACTTTACGCCACAGCTTATCACCCTTTCGGCCTCCCTCGCCGTAGTTACGGCCCTGAATGGCCTGATTTCTTTCGGCAGCCCCGATACGGCAGGAGGACCTGCCTGGCCGAAATGGCCCAATGATATCTACTGGGACAGAAAGAAGATAGGAGGGGTTCTTACGGAGGCAGCCTTCAGGATGAACTCTCTGAGTTTTTTAATCCTCGGGATCGGTCTCAATGTCAATATGGATGAAACTGCATTCCCGGGGGACCTTGCGGGGAAAATAACAAGCATAAAGGCAGAAACCGGGAAATCCAGCGACAGGGGAGAGTTGATATCGGAAATCCTCCGCCATTTCACGAACTTCTATGGCGACCTCTTTGTGTCGTCCTCCAGGCTCATAAGGCTGTGGAGCGGCCTCAGCAGGACGGTCAACAGCCCTGTACGCGTCCTGACTGCCAAAGGAGAGATCTCAGGGGTTGCCGTCGGGATTGACGGCAGGGGCTTTCTCAGGGTCAGGAAGGAAGGCGCAGAGGAGGTGCTCATAAACAGTGCCGACATCGAACACCTCCTGTAA
- the coaX gene encoding type III pantothenate kinase: MIIAVDIGNTSIKIGLFADGLTDRTALTTDPLKGKPFYMELLRGIIRGRPVSGSIVSSVVPSLNRTITDVLSNFGACRPLMVDYRIRTGLKYLIEEPRRIGADRIANAVAAYDMIKGNVIVVDCGSATTLTVVDERANLLGGAIMPGMEMMCTCLKRETGELPLVTLDIPSGALGNDTKSSIISGVLYGSAGAVERLAAEITGTIGPSEVVLTGGNATYIKDLLRGNVYHVPDLTLSGLRLIYERNINE; encoded by the coding sequence ATGATCATAGCAGTTGACATAGGGAACACGAGCATAAAGATAGGTCTCTTCGCAGACGGGTTAACAGACAGGACCGCCCTCACCACAGACCCCCTGAAGGGAAAGCCGTTTTACATGGAACTGCTGAGGGGAATTATCCGGGGCCGTCCGGTCTCAGGTTCAATCGTCTCCTCCGTTGTACCCTCCCTGAACCGGACAATCACGGATGTCCTGAGTAACTTCGGGGCTTGCAGGCCGTTGATGGTGGACTACAGAATACGCACAGGCCTGAAATACCTGATAGAGGAACCCCGAAGGATCGGTGCAGACAGGATTGCCAATGCCGTGGCAGCCTACGATATGATAAAGGGGAACGTTATTGTTGTGGACTGTGGTTCTGCAACCACTCTCACAGTAGTGGATGAAAGGGCCAACCTCCTCGGCGGTGCAATCATGCCGGGTATGGAAATGATGTGTACCTGCCTTAAGAGGGAAACGGGGGAACTCCCCCTTGTAACCCTCGACATACCCTCCGGGGCTTTAGGTAATGACACAAAAAGTAGTATAATTTCAGGAGTCCTTTATGGATCAGCCGGGGCTGTTGAACGACTTGCAGCCGAAATTACCGGTACTATAGGTCCCTCGGAGGTTGTCCTGACAGGCGGGAACGCAACTTATATAAAGGATCTTCTGAGGGGAAATGTGTACCATGTCCCCGATCTTACGCTCTCAGGTCTGAGGCTTATTTATGAGAGGAACATAAATGAATGA
- a CDS encoding gram-negative bacterial tonB protein, with protein MKIKYFLLLSIILHSVIVTLLLRLPLMPPEQKPGGPLIARLVEPEPTPPPRVPHKEAPSIGIPEKRPPEPGKRAPKFSAKPPVQKKHTLKKKTPLPSKKKKSMIPFGGEGLRKPAKPTVPKKGIEEGKAAPPVTKKGGSRERFLSEKELLDKKIIGEVARKSQAKKKKDNSAVTFSTRELKYYSYMMKLKNRIENIWTYPRSAAAQGIYGDLYIRFTIKKDGYLGAVELVRTSGYRELDEAAIQALRDGEPYWPLPEKWKQKGFTITGHFIYTLYGTYIR; from the coding sequence TTGAAGATAAAGTATTTCCTCCTTTTATCAATCATCCTGCATTCAGTAATAGTAACTCTCCTGTTGCGGCTGCCGCTGATGCCGCCTGAACAGAAACCGGGGGGACCTCTGATAGCAAGGCTCGTTGAACCGGAACCCACACCCCCGCCCCGGGTTCCCCACAAAGAAGCCCCGTCCATAGGAATACCTGAAAAAAGACCGCCTGAACCCGGAAAGAGGGCCCCGAAGTTCTCTGCTAAGCCGCCCGTTCAAAAAAAACACACCCTCAAAAAGAAAACCCCCCTGCCTTCAAAAAAGAAAAAAAGCATGATCCCCTTTGGTGGCGAGGGGCTCCGAAAACCGGCAAAACCGACAGTACCCAAGAAGGGCATCGAGGAGGGTAAAGCAGCACCTCCCGTAACAAAAAAGGGGGGATCACGGGAAAGGTTCCTCTCGGAGAAGGAACTGTTAGACAAAAAAATCATTGGTGAGGTAGCAAGAAAGTCGCAGGCCAAGAAGAAGAAGGATAACTCCGCCGTCACATTCAGCACAAGGGAACTGAAGTACTACAGCTACATGATGAAGCTGAAGAACAGGATTGAGAATATCTGGACCTACCCCAGAAGTGCGGCGGCACAGGGTATATATGGCGATCTCTACATCAGGTTCACAATAAAGAAAGACGGCTACCTTGGGGCGGTGGAACTGGTAAGGACATCCGGTTACAGGGAACTGGATGAGGCGGCAATCCAGGCACTGCGGGATGGTGAGCCTTACTGGCCGTTGCCGGAAAAGTGGAAGCAGAAGGGCTTCACAATAACAGGCCATTTCATATACACCCTGTACGGGACATACATCCGGTGA
- a CDS encoding hypothetical protein (universal stress protein A homolog 2), whose product MEIKKILFPTDFMEGTAQAIPYAVDLAKKYGAKLYIFHVIFEVTRASGLYVPHVTLDDLYKNMKTEAEKEIKKVYIEELRGFEDVEYVVVKGVPYEEIINFAEDKGIDLIVIGTHGRKGLDRLFFGSTAEKVIKQAQCPVMTVRVKG is encoded by the coding sequence ATGGAGATTAAGAAGATTCTCTTCCCTACCGACTTTATGGAGGGAACGGCCCAGGCAATCCCTTACGCTGTTGACCTTGCAAAGAAGTATGGGGCAAAACTTTATATATTTCATGTCATATTTGAAGTTACAAGGGCCTCCGGGCTCTATGTGCCCCATGTCACCCTCGACGATCTCTATAAAAACATGAAGACGGAGGCTGAAAAAGAGATCAAGAAGGTCTACATTGAAGAGCTGAGGGGATTTGAAGATGTAGAGTATGTCGTCGTGAAGGGTGTCCCTTATGAAGAGATAATCAACTTTGCCGAGGACAAGGGTATTGACCTCATTGTGATCGGTACACACGGCAGAAAGGGCCTTGACAGGCTCTTCTTCGGGAGTACTGCAGAGAAGGTGATAAAACAAGCCCAATGCCCTGTAATGACGGTAAGGGTTAAGGGGTAA
- the pstS gene encoding phosphate-binding protein PstS precursor, protein MKTVVRLLLAAIFLFSIVTVEAVEAAETLNGAGATFPYPVYSAWAYDYNKVTGVKLNYQSIGSGGGQRQIINRTVDFGASDAPLKPEKLDKERLFQFPAVIGGVVPVVNIPKMKSGTLRLDADALCRIFLGEITYWNDGEIKGINPGLKLPNKKITIVHRSDGSGTTAIFTTYLSDACPAWKDKVGAGKAVKWPTGIGGKGNEGVANYVKRVKYSIGYVEFAYAKQNKLTYILLKNPAGNFVEPSIKSFQDAAASGSFDPKKHFYLWLTNAPGDNAWPISGATFILLAREQHESNKNTVKFFDWAFKNGDGTAERLVYVPLPDSLKNTIRAYWKKAGIY, encoded by the coding sequence ATGAAGACTGTTGTAAGATTGCTTTTAGCTGCCATCTTTCTGTTTTCAATCGTCACAGTGGAAGCAGTGGAAGCAGCAGAGACACTGAACGGGGCCGGAGCCACATTTCCCTATCCCGTTTACTCTGCATGGGCATATGACTACAATAAGGTGACAGGTGTAAAGCTGAACTATCAGTCCATTGGATCCGGTGGTGGGCAGAGGCAGATTATTAACAGGACCGTAGACTTTGGCGCGTCCGATGCACCGCTCAAACCTGAGAAACTTGACAAAGAACGACTCTTTCAGTTCCCTGCCGTTATCGGCGGAGTTGTTCCTGTTGTGAATATCCCGAAGATGAAATCCGGGACTTTGAGGCTTGATGCAGATGCTCTCTGCAGGATCTTCCTGGGAGAGATAACTTATTGGAATGATGGTGAAATCAAAGGTATCAATCCCGGCCTGAAGCTCCCGAACAAGAAGATCACCATAGTCCACAGGTCAGACGGTTCAGGGACAACGGCTATTTTTACCACCTACCTCAGTGATGCATGTCCTGCGTGGAAGGATAAGGTCGGAGCAGGAAAGGCCGTAAAGTGGCCTACAGGAATTGGCGGAAAGGGCAACGAAGGTGTCGCCAACTATGTAAAGAGGGTGAAATACTCCATCGGGTATGTAGAGTTTGCCTATGCAAAGCAGAACAAACTCACATACATCCTCCTCAAGAACCCGGCCGGCAACTTTGTTGAGCCAAGCATTAAGAGCTTTCAGGATGCGGCTGCCTCGGGCAGTTTCGATCCTAAAAAGCACTTCTATCTCTGGCTTACCAATGCCCCCGGTGACAATGCATGGCCGATATCCGGTGCGACCTTTATACTCCTTGCAAGGGAGCAGCATGAGTCAAACAAGAATACAGTGAAGTTCTTTGACTGGGCCTTTAAAAACGGTGATGGCACAGCAGAGAGACTTGTCTATGTACCCCTGCCTGATTCCCTGAAGAATACGATCAGGGCATACTGGAAAAAAGCAGGTATCTACTGA
- the ppiC gene encoding peptidyl-prolyl cis-trans isomerase C, with product MAKAAASHILVKTEEECSNIKKQIEEGSDFAQMAKEHSQCPSGQRGGDLGEFSPGQMVKEFDEVVFSEEVGKVHGPVKTQFGYHLIKITSRR from the coding sequence ATGGCTAAAGCTGCTGCAAGTCACATCCTGGTAAAGACTGAGGAGGAATGCTCAAACATTAAGAAACAAATTGAAGAGGGATCTGATTTTGCCCAAATGGCAAAGGAGCATTCCCAGTGCCCTTCGGGACAACGGGGCGGAGATCTGGGTGAATTTTCACCGGGACAGATGGTGAAGGAATTTGATGAGGTTGTGTTCAGCGAGGAAGTTGGAAAAGTGCACGGCCCGGTCAAAACCCAGTTCGGATATCACCTTATTAAAATTACGAGCAGAAGATAG
- the nth_3 gene encoding endonuclease III, whose product MADVKKILQELFKKYPEPRIALNFSNPLELLVATILSARCTDKRVNEVTKRLFRKYKTAGDYANADVSELEQEIRPTGFYRNKARQVINCCKGIVEEFNGRVPETLEELTRLPGVGRKTANVVLGSAFGKQAIAVDTHVLRVSNRLGLSGSGNPDRVEEDLMKKIPRDSWTKFTLAAILHGRETCTAGNPRCGECILYDQCRWPDKRK is encoded by the coding sequence ATGGCTGACGTAAAGAAGATACTTCAAGAACTCTTCAAGAAATATCCGGAGCCCCGGATTGCTCTTAATTTCAGCAATCCCCTTGAGCTGCTTGTTGCAACTATTCTCTCTGCGCGGTGTACGGACAAAAGGGTTAACGAGGTAACGAAGAGACTCTTCAGGAAGTACAAAACAGCCGGCGACTATGCAAATGCCGACGTATCCGAGCTTGAACAGGAGATAAGACCCACCGGGTTTTACAGGAACAAGGCCCGCCAGGTAATAAACTGCTGTAAGGGAATTGTTGAGGAATTTAACGGAAGGGTTCCTGAAACACTCGAGGAACTTACAAGACTCCCCGGCGTAGGAAGAAAAACGGCAAATGTCGTCCTTGGTTCTGCATTCGGTAAACAGGCAATAGCCGTTGATACCCACGTCCTGAGGGTGAGTAACAGGCTGGGCCTTTCCGGATCCGGGAACCCTGACAGGGTGGAAGAGGATCTGATGAAAAAAATCCCCCGGGATTCATGGACAAAGTTCACCCTGGCTGCCATCCTTCACGGAAGGGAGACATGCACTGCCGGGAATCCCCGCTGCGGGGAGTGCATTCTTTATGATCAGTGCCGATGGCCTGATAAGAGGAAATGA
- the galT_1 gene encoding galactose-1-phosphate uridylyltransferase, whose amino-acid sequence MNELRREPLLGRWVSVLSSSLKPQDYTPPEKTRHGGPCTLCPGESEDNSREIYRLSDDKGDWSVKVIQRTAGVFTLEGDLGRHGVGMYDKMNSIGTNEIVIESPDHDRPAEDLGPEQMRRVINVFLTRMFELEKDPRLRYIMIHKNYGLPSADTYGHPHSLITAVPVIPKRIKEELDGSKRYYEYKERCIFCDLLREEERLNERIILKTEHFFTFAPFAARFPFEVWIVPIHHRCSFRDISEDEKNDLAYTLTVTLKKLRKVLNNPPYNYIIHTAPSRIPRRNQWHTLGEDFHWHIEVMPRIRRLSGFELGSGMYTLSTSPEDAAKYLKEVSDGD is encoded by the coding sequence ATGAATGAACTAAGGCGCGAACCACTGCTTGGCAGATGGGTCTCTGTCCTGAGCAGTTCTCTAAAACCGCAGGATTACACCCCCCCTGAAAAAACCCGACATGGCGGGCCCTGCACGCTCTGTCCCGGTGAAAGCGAAGATAACTCCCGGGAGATATACAGACTCTCTGACGACAAAGGAGACTGGAGCGTGAAGGTAATACAGCGCACGGCCGGTGTATTCACCCTTGAAGGAGACCTTGGAAGGCACGGCGTGGGCATGTATGACAAAATGAATTCGATCGGGACAAACGAGATAGTCATAGAGTCCCCCGACCATGACAGGCCGGCTGAAGACCTCGGACCGGAGCAGATGCGACGTGTGATTAATGTATTCCTCACGAGGATGTTCGAGCTTGAAAAAGACCCGCGTCTCAGATACATAATGATTCACAAAAACTACGGCCTCCCCTCAGCTGACACCTACGGCCATCCCCACTCCCTTATAACCGCCGTACCTGTAATACCAAAACGCATCAAGGAAGAACTCGACGGTTCCAAGCGCTATTATGAATACAAGGAGAGGTGCATCTTCTGTGATCTGCTGCGGGAAGAGGAACGCCTTAATGAGAGGATAATTCTCAAGACTGAACACTTTTTTACTTTCGCCCCCTTTGCCGCACGGTTTCCCTTTGAGGTCTGGATTGTCCCCATACACCACAGGTGTTCATTCAGGGATATCAGCGAAGATGAAAAGAACGACCTTGCCTATACACTTACCGTTACCCTTAAAAAACTCCGTAAAGTGCTGAACAACCCTCCTTACAACTACATCATTCATACTGCACCAAGCAGGATACCCCGCAGAAACCAGTGGCATACGCTTGGTGAGGACTTTCACTGGCATATAGAGGTTATGCCGAGGATAAGGAGGCTGAGCGGTTTCGAACTCGGCTCGGGCATGTACACACTAAGCACATCCCCTGAGGATGCTGCAAAATACCTTAAGGAGGTTTCAGATGGAGATTAA
- a CDS encoding putative ABC transporter ATP-binding protein codes for MSNEPDKIIYSMVGVSKYYDKKPVLKDIYLSYFYGAKIGVLGLNGSGKSSLLRILAGKDRDFNGETVLSPGHTVGLLEQEPELDDTKTVREIVEEGVKETVNTMRALEEALENFAGCVVIISHDRWFLDRIATHILAFEGDSRAVWFDGNYSEYEADRQKRLGTAADQPHRIKYRHLTRG; via the coding sequence ATGAGCAATGAACCCGATAAAATCATTTACTCCATGGTCGGAGTGAGTAAATATTATGACAAGAAACCTGTACTGAAAGATATCTACCTGTCCTATTTCTACGGAGCGAAGATAGGGGTTCTCGGCCTCAACGGGTCCGGGAAAAGCTCCCTTCTCCGTATACTCGCGGGAAAGGACAGGGACTTTAACGGTGAAACGGTCCTGTCACCCGGCCACACTGTAGGGCTGCTTGAACAGGAGCCGGAACTGGATGATACAAAGACGGTTCGCGAAATCGTCGAAGAAGGGGTAAAGGAAACGGTAAACACCATGCGTGCCCTGGAAGAGGCTTTGGAGAATTTTGCCGGATGTGTCGTAATCATCAGTCACGACCGCTGGTTCCTCGACCGTATCGCTACCCACATACTTGCCTTTGAGGGTGACAGCCGGGCAGTCTGGTTCGACGGTAATTATTCGGAATACGAAGCGGACAGACAAAAACGTCTCGGCACAGCCGCGGACCAGCCCCACCGGATTAAGTACAGGCACTTGACCAGGGGGTAA
- a CDS encoding spermidine synthase: protein MIPWELLECAQVPGDGGELCLYRRGGEFSIRVNGHELMNSRSHGSEEALAELACARITERGSPRVLIGGLGMGFTLASSLKRLSTGARVVVSELVPAVVKWNRGPLAGLCCNPLQDGRVSVCEVEVGHMLKQEEMAYDAILLDVDNGPGGLTRESNDRLYSQAGLDASLAALRPAGVLAVWSSAPDRAFARRLRRSGFGVDEVRVRARSPRGGWRHTIWIAVRGSG from the coding sequence ATGATCCCATGGGAACTGCTCGAATGCGCACAGGTACCTGGAGACGGTGGGGAGCTTTGCCTGTACAGGCGCGGTGGAGAATTTTCGATAAGGGTGAACGGCCATGAGCTTATGAACAGCCGCTCTCATGGATCGGAGGAAGCCCTGGCCGAGCTTGCCTGTGCAAGGATTACAGAACGTGGCAGTCCCCGGGTACTGATCGGGGGACTCGGTATGGGATTTACATTGGCATCGTCGCTTAAGCGGCTCAGCACTGGTGCCCGGGTAGTTGTATCTGAATTAGTACCTGCGGTAGTGAAGTGGAACAGGGGACCTCTTGCCGGCCTGTGCTGCAACCCTCTTCAGGACGGCCGGGTCAGTGTATGCGAAGTTGAAGTAGGACATATGCTGAAGCAGGAGGAGATGGCATATGATGCTATTCTGCTGGACGTGGACAACGGACCCGGGGGACTGACGCGGGAGAGCAATGACCGGCTATATTCACAGGCCGGGCTTGACGCATCCCTTGCAGCGCTTCGGCCTGCGGGTGTGCTTGCTGTATGGTCTTCAGCTCCTGACCGTGCCTTTGCAAGGCGTCTTCGCAGGTCGGGCTTCGGGGTAGATGAGGTGCGTGTAAGGGCGCGCAGTCCTCGCGGTGGCTGGCGACATACAATCTGGATTGCCGTGCGCGGTTCCGGATGA
- the rnd gene encoding ribonuclease D, translating into MSYINIENEAGLRSYLKRFNEKELHIIALDIEAESNCHAYGEKLCLTQIFDGVNHVIIDPFNIGSNALKLLFENPNVLKIMYDAGSDLSLLKNSAGIEIKSILDLRPAVELLNYKKKDLHSVIASELGIILEKKRTYQQYNWMKRPVSEQAIDYALNDVRHLPALKDIILAKLYARKLMEIFLLKNLQIQNKDYTRDPEDKYKKISGYSRLQDDQKENFRKVFDIRDKYAKQCDLPPHNVIQKTDIIRIIQDAKYIDHIRYSKRLSKDLVQDMLQEIRKAAKSLSTGRQGAEAGLNKSSP; encoded by the coding sequence GTGAGTTATATTAATATTGAAAATGAGGCCGGACTCCGGTCATACCTGAAGAGGTTCAATGAGAAAGAGCTTCATATTATCGCTTTGGATATAGAAGCGGAGTCTAATTGTCATGCCTACGGAGAAAAATTGTGCTTAACGCAGATCTTCGATGGAGTGAACCATGTAATCATTGATCCATTCAATATAGGTAGTAATGCCCTTAAACTTCTCTTTGAGAATCCGAACGTTCTGAAAATCATGTACGATGCGGGAAGCGATTTATCGCTGCTGAAAAACTCTGCCGGAATAGAAATAAAATCGATACTGGATTTAAGACCGGCGGTCGAGCTTCTTAACTATAAAAAGAAGGACCTTCATTCCGTAATCGCATCTGAACTCGGGATTATCCTGGAGAAGAAAAGGACATATCAGCAATATAACTGGATGAAAAGACCTGTTTCCGAACAGGCGATCGATTACGCCCTCAATGATGTAAGGCATCTGCCGGCATTGAAAGACATCATTTTAGCAAAACTGTACGCAAGGAAATTGATGGAGATCTTTCTCCTGAAGAACCTGCAGATACAGAACAAGGATTATACGAGGGATCCGGAAGATAAATACAAAAAAATAAGTGGATACAGCAGGCTTCAAGATGACCAAAAAGAAAATTTCCGGAAAGTTTTTGATATCAGGGATAAGTATGCAAAACAGTGCGACCTCCCGCCTCATAATGTAATTCAAAAAACCGATATAATCAGGATCATACAAGATGCAAAATATATTGATCACATACGCTATTCAAAAAGACTTAGTAAGGATTTGGTCCAGGACATGCTGCAGGAAATCAGAAAAGCCGCTAAGAGTTTATCAACCGGACGACAAGGGGCCGAAGCTGGTTTAAACAAGTCAAGCCCTTAA
- a CDS encoding putative oxidoreductase/MT0587 — translation MRSEVLVVGGGPAGATAARFLSGNGIETILVESNLKHNKPCGGGIPFGALEDLDIPLEIAYKEVKALKVHFPSGRRIDIPLHGGSIAVVERVKFDPMLRAIAKEQGTHIIEGTFLSLRENGNRIISEVSVNGVREEIVSDFVIAADGVNSRVRRSLGEVHPGYIYTLSAGIRGRSSDACEFWFGNNHAPGTYSWIFPKTGSLSVGTGTARPREARVSFERFARRAGIEVTDDLELRGYRVPLWQAGLCQKNRVLFVGDAASQVMPFVYEGIYYAMKSGQFAAEALIRRKPSLYRKLWRGRFYSRFILMKKLQETFLKNDGQIEKLYGIFSRKEFQEISMKLWLRKESGRGNLLSYINLFRKFLH, via the coding sequence ATGCGTTCAGAAGTCCTTGTTGTCGGGGGTGGACCTGCAGGGGCAACTGCTGCAAGGTTCCTCTCAGGGAACGGGATTGAGACAATACTCGTTGAGAGCAACCTGAAACACAACAAGCCCTGCGGCGGCGGTATACCTTTCGGGGCATTGGAAGACCTCGATATACCCCTCGAGATCGCCTACAAAGAGGTAAAGGCCCTGAAGGTCCACTTCCCTTCCGGAAGACGGATTGATATCCCTCTTCATGGGGGCAGCATTGCGGTTGTGGAGAGGGTGAAATTCGACCCCATGCTGAGGGCTATCGCCAAAGAGCAGGGCACACACATTATCGAAGGCACGTTCCTCTCGCTGAGGGAGAACGGCAACCGCATTATCTCCGAGGTCTCGGTCAACGGCGTCAGGGAAGAGATCGTCTCGGATTTTGTCATCGCCGCTGATGGCGTCAACTCAAGGGTCAGGAGGTCGCTTGGAGAAGTGCATCCCGGTTACATCTACACCCTCTCCGCCGGAATAAGGGGCAGGAGTTCGGATGCCTGCGAGTTCTGGTTCGGGAATAATCATGCCCCCGGCACTTACTCCTGGATATTTCCAAAGACAGGGTCCCTCTCTGTGGGGACAGGCACGGCGAGACCCCGGGAGGCCAGGGTGTCCTTTGAAAGGTTCGCAAGAAGGGCAGGCATCGAGGTGACCGATGACCTCGAACTGAGGGGATACAGGGTACCCCTCTGGCAAGCGGGTCTGTGTCAAAAGAACAGGGTTCTTTTTGTCGGGGATGCAGCAAGTCAGGTTATGCCCTTTGTTTATGAGGGGATTTATTACGCAATGAAATCAGGACAGTTTGCCGCAGAGGCATTGATCCGGAGGAAACCGTCCCTTTACAGAAAGCTCTGGCGGGGGAGGTTTTACTCAAGGTTTATTCTGATGAAAAAACTCCAGGAGACATTCCTGAAGAATGACGGACAGATCGAGAAGCTCTATGGTATCTTCAGCCGGAAAGAGTTCCAGGAGATATCGATGAAGCTGTGGCTAAGGAAGGAATCCGGCCGCGGGAATCTTTTAAGTTATATAAATCTCTTCAGGAAATTCTTACATTGA